From the genome of Impatiens glandulifera chromosome 9, dImpGla2.1, whole genome shotgun sequence, one region includes:
- the LOC124915562 gene encoding putative calcium-binding protein CML19, which yields MMHKIEQYKKLFSHFDENGDGKISPQELQLCLAFMGGELSEEEAESAVESMDSDGDGLLEVEDFVRLMDGAGNEEKAKELKEAFRMYEMDGSGSITPKSLKRMLKKLGESMSMDECKMMIATYDINGDGVLNFEEFKLMMA from the coding sequence ATGATGCATAAAATTGAGCAGTACAAGAAGTTGTTCTCCCATTTTGACGAGAACGGAGACGGGAAGATATCTCCACAAGAGCTCCAGCTATGTCTGGCCTTTATGGGCGGCGAGTTATCGGAGGAGGAAGCGGAATCGGCAGTAGAATCGATGGATTCAGATGGGGATGGATTATTGGAGGTAGAAGATTTTGTTAGGTTAATGGATGGGGCGGGAAATGAAGAGAAGGCCAAGGAACTGAAAGAAGCATTCAGGATGTATGAAATGGACGGGTCCGGTAGCATTACGCCCAAGAGTTTAAAGCGAATGCTGAAGAAGCTCGGTGAATCGATGAGCATGGATGAGTGTAAGATGATGATCGCTACTTATGATATAAACGGAGATGGCGTTCTTAATTTTGAGGAATTCAAACTCATGATGGCATGA
- the LOC124916762 gene encoding heat stress transcription factor A-7a-like codes for MFVKKEEQTEDGYGGGELGFSSSKSAPTPFLRKTFQMVEEPGTDEVISWSDSRTSFIIWDPFSFSTNLLPRYFKHNNFSSFIRQLNTYGFKKIDSDRWEFANEGFQGGKKHLLKNIKRKKVSSHSQTQTGNSSTELDYLKKDQTELRMEVLKLKQQKEMSDTDMMNMEERIDNCEYKQQQMFLFMAKAFASPVFLSQVVHSLKKRRLMNMNLNKKKPRLMINEQEVKTLSYYDESMDGGNGGGGDGDGSSPVTEDDKNINETETETNFNYIMWEKLLEDDMITCENNNNNNNHILRELEDLITEPK; via the exons ATGTTTgtgaagaaagaagaacaaaCAGAAGATGGGTATGGAGGAGGTGAATTAGGGTTTTCTTCGTCAAAGTCAGCACCAACTCCATTTCTGAGGAAAACCTTCCAAATGGTGGAGGAACCAGGAACAGATGAAGTTATCTCATGGAGTGATTCTCGTACTAGCTTCATTATTTGGGATCCTTTTAGTTTCTCTACTAATCTTCTACCGAGATATTTCAAGCACAATAACTTCTCATCCTTCATTCGTCAACTAAATACTTAT GGTTTCAAGAAGATTGATTCAGATAGATGGGAATTTGCAAATGAAGGATTTCAAGGAGGGAAGAAACATTTACTGAAAAACATCAAGAGGAAGAAGGTTTCATCACATTCACAAACTCAAACTGGGAATTCATCCACTGAGTTGGATTATCTGAAGAAGGATCAAACTGAATTGAGAATGGAAGTGTTGAAATTGAAACAACAGAAGGAAATGAGTGATACAGATATGATGAACATGGAAGAGAGAATTGACAATTGTGAGTATAAACAACAGCAGATGTTTTTGTTCATGGCGAAAGCATTTGCTAGTCCAGTCTTTCTTAGCCAAGTAGTTCATAGCCTTAAAAAGAGAAGATTGATGAACATGAACTTGAACAAGAAGAAACCTAGATTGATGATTAATGAACAAGAGGTGAAAACACTATCTTACTATGATGAATCAATGGATGGAGGaaatggtggtggtggtgatggtGATGGAAGTAGTCCAGTTACAGAAGATGATAAGAACATTAATGAAACAGAAACAGAAACCAATTTCAATTACATCATGTGGGAGAAGCTACTTGAAGATGATATGATCACTTGCGAaaataacaacaacaataataatcatATTCTTCGTGAATTGGAGGATTTGATTACTGAACCCAAATAA